A single region of the Streptomyces caelestis genome encodes:
- a CDS encoding MarR family winged helix-turn-helix transcriptional regulator, translated as MTAMTPARTEPDLSFLLDHTSHVLRSKMSAALAEIGLTARMHCVLVHALEEERTQIQLAEIGDMDKTTMVVTVDALEEAGLAERRPSSTDRRARIIAVTDEGARVAEQSQKIVDRVHRDALTTLPDGDREALLRALRCLVGGALANPVEAPRTARRARQSR; from the coding sequence ATGACCGCCATGACGCCCGCGCGCACCGAACCGGACCTGTCGTTCCTCCTCGACCACACCAGTCACGTCCTGCGGAGCAAGATGTCCGCCGCCCTCGCCGAGATCGGCCTGACCGCTCGAATGCACTGCGTGCTCGTCCACGCCCTGGAGGAGGAGCGCACTCAGATCCAGCTCGCCGAGATCGGCGACATGGACAAGACCACGATGGTGGTGACGGTGGACGCCCTGGAGGAGGCGGGTCTGGCCGAGCGCCGCCCTTCCAGTACGGACCGGCGGGCCCGGATCATCGCCGTCACCGACGAGGGCGCCCGCGTCGCCGAGCAGAGTCAGAAGATCGTCGACCGCGTGCATCGCGACGCCCTGACCACGCTTCCCGACGGGGACAGGGAGGCCCTCCTGCGGGCCCTGAGGTGCCTCGTCGGCGGCGCTCTGGCGAACCCTGTCGAGGCCCCGCGCACCGCCCGCCGGGCGCGCCAGTCCAGGTAG
- a CDS encoding NTP pyrophosphohydrolase, producing the protein MNSHAPLLVVVDAANVVGSVPDGWWRDRKGAAERLRDRLASDGVPEVAGPVEILLVVEGAARGVESVTGVRVESAVGSGDDHIVDVVAGAGERPVLVVTADRELRRRVGELGAEVAGPRTVRP; encoded by the coding sequence ATGAACAGCCACGCTCCCCTGCTTGTCGTCGTCGACGCCGCGAATGTCGTCGGGTCGGTACCGGACGGGTGGTGGCGGGACCGGAAGGGGGCGGCGGAGCGGCTGCGGGACCGGCTGGCGTCGGACGGGGTGCCGGAGGTGGCCGGGCCGGTGGAGATCCTGCTCGTGGTGGAGGGGGCGGCGCGAGGGGTGGAGTCCGTGACCGGGGTGCGGGTGGAGTCGGCGGTCGGCAGTGGGGACGATCACATCGTGGACGTGGTCGCGGGGGCGGGCGAGCGTCCGGTGCTGGTGGTCACGGCGGACCGGGAGCTACGGAGGCGGGTCGGGGAGCTGGGGGCGGAGGTGGCGGGACCGCGTACGGTCCGTCCGTAG
- a CDS encoding pyridoxamine 5'-phosphate oxidase family protein codes for MSENTATETTTGTTENDGPAPRVLTEQELSQLLRQQQFGVLASVRSTGHPHLSTVLYDWNAEERLLRISSTADRLKVRQLRRNPHTSLHVSGPDVWSFAVAEGEAEIVDPADGAAPGEQPLPDRRVVILIRVSRLYGTALDIPSQD; via the coding sequence ATGAGCGAGAACACCGCCACCGAAACCACCACCGGCACCACCGAGAACGACGGCCCCGCCCCCCGGGTGCTCACCGAACAGGAGCTCTCCCAGCTGCTGCGGCAGCAGCAGTTCGGCGTACTCGCGAGCGTCAGGAGCACCGGCCACCCGCACCTGTCGACCGTCCTCTACGACTGGAACGCCGAGGAGCGCCTACTGCGCATCTCCTCCACCGCCGACCGCCTCAAGGTCCGTCAACTGCGCCGCAACCCGCACACCTCACTGCACGTCAGCGGTCCGGACGTCTGGTCGTTCGCCGTGGCGGAGGGCGAGGCGGAGATCGTGGACCCGGCCGACGGGGCGGCCCCCGGCGAGCAGCCGCTGCCCGACCGGCGCGTGGTGATCCTGATCCGGGTATCCCGCCTGTACGGGACCGCCCTGGACATCCCCTCCCAGGACTGA
- a CDS encoding thiolase family protein gives MPRTVRDVVFVDGVRTPFGKAGPKGIYHETRADDLVVKAIRELLRRNPGLDPKKIDEVAIAATTQIGDQGLTIGRTAGILAGLPQSVPGYSIDRMCAGALTAVTSVAGSVAFGAYDIAIAGGVEHMGRHPMGEGVDPNPRFVSEKLVDESALFMGMTAENLHDRYPQITKLRADEYAVRSQEKAAKAYANGKIQADLVPVSVRRTSPEAGETGWGLVTADEPMRPGTTLENLQGLKTPFRVHGRVTAGNAAGLNDGATASLIASEDFAREHDLPVKMRLVSYSFVGVEPEVMGYGPIPATEKALAQAGLSISDIGLFEINEAFAVQVLAFLDHYGIADDDERVNQYGGAIAFGHPLASSGVRLMTQLARQFEEQPHVRYGLTTMCVGFGMGATVIWENPHFEGDK, from the coding sequence GTGCCTCGTACCGTCAGGGACGTCGTCTTCGTAGACGGCGTCCGCACCCCGTTCGGCAAGGCGGGCCCGAAGGGCATCTACCACGAGACCCGTGCCGACGACCTCGTCGTGAAGGCGATCCGGGAGCTGCTGCGCCGCAACCCCGGTCTCGACCCGAAGAAGATCGACGAGGTCGCCATCGCCGCGACCACGCAGATCGGCGACCAGGGCCTCACGATCGGCCGCACCGCGGGGATCCTCGCCGGCCTGCCGCAGTCCGTCCCGGGTTACTCCATCGACCGCATGTGCGCGGGCGCCCTGACGGCCGTGACCTCGGTCGCCGGTTCCGTCGCCTTCGGTGCCTACGACATCGCCATCGCCGGTGGTGTCGAGCACATGGGCCGTCACCCCATGGGCGAGGGCGTCGACCCGAACCCGCGGTTCGTCTCCGAGAAGCTGGTCGACGAGTCGGCCCTCTTCATGGGCATGACCGCGGAGAACCTGCACGACCGCTACCCGCAGATCACCAAGCTGCGCGCCGACGAGTACGCCGTGCGCTCCCAGGAGAAGGCCGCCAAGGCGTACGCCAACGGCAAGATCCAGGCCGACCTGGTGCCGGTCTCGGTGCGCCGCACCTCCCCCGAGGCGGGTGAGACGGGCTGGGGCCTGGTCACCGCCGACGAGCCGATGCGCCCGGGCACGACGCTGGAGAACCTCCAGGGCCTCAAGACCCCGTTCCGTGTGCACGGCCGGGTCACCGCCGGTAACGCGGCCGGTCTGAACGACGGCGCCACCGCCTCGCTCATCGCCTCCGAGGACTTCGCGCGGGAGCACGACCTTCCGGTCAAGATGCGCCTGGTCTCCTACTCCTTCGTGGGCGTCGAGCCGGAGGTCATGGGCTACGGCCCGATCCCGGCGACGGAGAAGGCACTGGCCCAGGCAGGCCTGTCGATCTCCGACATCGGCCTGTTCGAGATCAACGAGGCCTTCGCCGTCCAGGTGCTGGCCTTCCTCGACCACTACGGCATCGCCGACGACGACGAGCGCGTCAACCAGTACGGCGGCGCCATCGCCTTCGGCCACCCGCTGGCCTCCTCCGGCGTCCGTCTGATGACGCAGCTGGCCCGCCAGTTCGAGGAGCAGCCGCACGTCCGCTACGGCCTGACCACCATGTGCGTCGGCTTCGGCATGGGCGCGACGGTCATCTGGGAGAACCCGCACTTCGAGGGGGACAAGTGA
- a CDS encoding amino acid permease yields the protein MSSTLFRTKKVEQSILDTEEPEHALKKSLSALDLTVFGVGVIIGTGIFVLTGTVAKNNAGPATALAFVAAGVACALAALCYAEFASTVPVAGSAYTFSYASLGELPAWIIGWDLVLEFALGTAVVAVGWSGYIQSLMDNAGWAMPAALGSREGSDVFGFDILAAALVLVLTGILVLGMKLSARITSLVVAIKVTVVLVVIIAGAFLIKGENYDPFIPKEQPVEAGASLDSPLIQLMFGWAPSNFGVMGIFTAASVVFFAFIGFDVVATAAEETRNPQRDMPRGILGSLLICTALYVAVSIVVTGMQHYSRLSVDAPLADAFKATGHPWYAGFISFGAAVGLTTVCMILLLGQTRVFFAMSRDGLLPRFFSRVHPRFRTPHRPTILLGVVIAVLAGFTPLTELAALVNIGTLFAFVVVAIGVLVLRRTRPDLHRAFRTPWVPVIPILSVCASLWLMINLPAETWVRFGIWMAAGFFVYFLYGRTHSRLARSEQTQP from the coding sequence GTGAGCAGTACCCTCTTCCGGACGAAGAAGGTCGAGCAGTCCATCCTCGACACCGAGGAGCCAGAGCACGCGCTCAAGAAGTCCTTGTCCGCGCTGGATCTGACCGTCTTCGGCGTCGGCGTGATCATCGGCACCGGCATCTTCGTCCTCACCGGAACAGTCGCGAAGAACAACGCCGGGCCCGCGACGGCTCTGGCGTTCGTCGCGGCCGGCGTCGCGTGCGCGCTGGCCGCGCTGTGTTACGCCGAGTTCGCGTCGACGGTCCCGGTCGCCGGATCCGCCTACACGTTCTCGTACGCCTCCCTCGGTGAGCTGCCCGCCTGGATCATCGGCTGGGACCTGGTCCTGGAGTTCGCGCTCGGTACGGCGGTGGTGGCCGTCGGCTGGTCGGGCTACATCCAGTCACTCATGGACAACGCGGGCTGGGCGATGCCCGCGGCCCTGGGCAGCAGAGAGGGCTCCGACGTCTTCGGCTTCGACATCCTCGCCGCCGCGCTCGTCCTCGTCCTCACCGGCATCCTCGTACTCGGCATGAAGCTGTCCGCGCGGATCACGTCGCTCGTCGTCGCCATCAAGGTGACGGTCGTCCTCGTCGTGATCATCGCGGGCGCGTTCCTCATCAAGGGCGAGAACTACGACCCGTTCATCCCGAAAGAGCAGCCCGTGGAGGCCGGGGCAAGTCTCGACTCCCCGCTGATCCAGCTCATGTTCGGCTGGGCGCCCTCCAACTTCGGCGTGATGGGCATCTTCACCGCCGCCTCCGTCGTGTTCTTCGCGTTCATCGGCTTCGACGTCGTGGCCACGGCGGCGGAGGAGACCCGGAACCCGCAGCGCGACATGCCGCGCGGCATCCTCGGCTCGCTCCTCATCTGCACGGCCCTGTACGTCGCTGTGTCGATCGTCGTGACCGGCATGCAGCACTACAGCCGGCTGTCCGTCGACGCGCCGCTCGCGGACGCGTTCAAGGCCACCGGGCATCCCTGGTACGCGGGTTTCATCAGCTTCGGCGCCGCGGTCGGTCTGACGACGGTGTGCATGATCCTGCTGCTCGGGCAGACCCGGGTGTTCTTCGCGATGAGCCGTGACGGGCTGCTGCCGCGGTTCTTCTCCCGCGTCCACCCGCGGTTCAGGACCCCGCACCGGCCGACCATCCTGCTCGGCGTCGTCATCGCGGTCCTGGCCGGCTTCACGCCGCTGACCGAGCTCGCCGCGCTGGTGAACATCGGCACGCTGTTCGCCTTCGTGGTCGTCGCCATCGGTGTGCTCGTCCTCCGCAGGACCCGCCCCGACCTGCACCGGGCCTTCCGTACCCCCTGGGTGCCGGTCATCCCGATCCTGTCGGTGTGCGCCTCGCTGTGGCTGATGATCAACCTGCCCGCCGAGACGTGGGTGCGGTTCGGCATCTGGATGGCCGCCGGGTTCTTCGTGTACTTCCTCTACGGCCGTACACACAGCCGCCTCGCAAGGAGCGAGCAAACACAGCCCTAG
- a CDS encoding 3-hydroxyacyl-CoA dehydrogenase NAD-binding domain-containing protein, with the protein MSTTAELLKQASELFPDEVVTSAHVRHFDLPSGAGRFALITLDNGHDHTKPTTFGPASLANLNAAIDQVEKEAADGEITGVGITGKPFIFAVGADLKGVEILKEYEHALAIGKGGHEVFKRLSKLAVPTFAYYNGAAMGGGVEVGLHCTYRTVSAAVPAFSLPEVFLGLVPGWGGCTLLPNLIGADKAVSVIIENSLNQNKQLKGKQIYELGIADAIFEGADFLEQSLIWTASVLKGELEIERPVIDRGEGWDQAVAKGRFIADSKVHGAAPAAYRALDIIAAAKNGDLQQGYDAEDKALADLIMGGELRSGIYAFNLVQKRGKRPAGAPDKSLARPVTKVGVVGAGLMASQLALLFLRRLEVPVVLTDIDQERVDKGVGYVHAEIDKLLGKGRINQDKANRLKALVTGVLDKAEGFADADFIIEAVFEEMGVKQKVFAEVEAVAPAHAILATNTSSLSVSEMAAKLKHPERVVGFHFFNPVAVLPLLEIVRGEQTDDASLATAFGVAKKLKKTAVLVKDAPAFVVNRILTRFMGEIQNVIDEGTPVEVAEKAVEPLGLPMSPLVLLELVGPAIGLHVSETLNKAFPDRFTVSPNLKAVVEAGKRGFYVYDSGKPELDPEVAALLKQGDSVLTEEQVRERVLDAVAQEIGLMLDEGVVAEAQDIDLCLITGAGWPFHLGGITPYLDREGVSERVNGKRFLPQGVASVPA; encoded by the coding sequence GTGAGCACCACCGCCGAGCTTCTGAAGCAGGCTTCCGAGCTGTTCCCGGACGAGGTCGTCACGAGTGCGCACGTACGCCACTTCGACCTCCCCTCCGGTGCCGGGCGCTTCGCCCTGATCACCCTGGACAACGGCCACGACCACACCAAGCCGACCACCTTCGGCCCGGCCTCGCTGGCGAACCTGAACGCCGCGATCGACCAGGTCGAGAAGGAGGCGGCGGACGGCGAGATCACCGGCGTCGGCATCACCGGCAAGCCGTTCATCTTCGCGGTCGGCGCCGACCTCAAGGGCGTGGAGATCCTCAAGGAGTACGAGCACGCGCTCGCCATCGGCAAGGGCGGCCACGAGGTCTTCAAGCGGCTGTCCAAGCTGGCCGTGCCGACCTTCGCGTACTACAACGGCGCCGCGATGGGCGGCGGTGTCGAGGTCGGTCTGCACTGCACCTACCGGACCGTCTCCGCGGCCGTCCCGGCGTTCTCGCTCCCCGAGGTGTTCCTCGGCCTGGTCCCCGGCTGGGGCGGCTGCACGCTGCTGCCGAACCTGATCGGCGCCGACAAGGCCGTCTCGGTGATCATCGAGAACAGCCTCAACCAGAACAAGCAGCTCAAGGGCAAGCAGATCTACGAGCTCGGGATCGCCGACGCGATCTTCGAGGGCGCGGACTTCCTGGAGCAGTCGCTGATCTGGACCGCGTCGGTCCTCAAGGGCGAGCTGGAGATCGAGCGCCCGGTGATCGACCGTGGCGAGGGCTGGGACCAGGCCGTCGCCAAGGGCCGCTTCATCGCGGACTCCAAGGTGCACGGCGCCGCCCCGGCCGCCTACCGCGCCCTGGACATCATCGCCGCCGCCAAGAACGGCGACCTCCAGCAGGGCTACGACGCCGAGGACAAGGCCCTCGCCGACCTCATCATGGGCGGCGAACTGCGCTCCGGCATCTACGCCTTCAACCTGGTGCAGAAGCGCGGCAAGCGCCCGGCCGGTGCCCCGGACAAGTCCCTGGCCCGCCCGGTCACCAAGGTCGGTGTCGTCGGCGCCGGTCTGATGGCCAGCCAGCTCGCGTTGCTGTTCCTGCGCCGCCTGGAGGTGCCGGTCGTGCTGACCGACATCGACCAGGAGCGCGTCGACAAGGGTGTGGGCTACGTCCACGCCGAGATCGACAAGCTGCTCGGCAAGGGCCGGATCAACCAGGACAAGGCCAACCGCCTCAAGGCGCTGGTGACCGGTGTGCTGGACAAGGCCGAGGGCTTCGCGGACGCGGACTTCATCATCGAGGCCGTGTTCGAGGAGATGGGCGTCAAGCAGAAGGTGTTCGCGGAGGTCGAGGCGGTCGCCCCGGCGCACGCGATCCTGGCCACCAACACCTCGTCGCTGTCGGTGTCGGAGATGGCGGCGAAGCTGAAGCACCCCGAGCGGGTCGTCGGCTTCCACTTCTTCAACCCGGTCGCCGTGCTGCCGCTGCTGGAGATCGTCCGCGGCGAGCAGACCGACGACGCCTCCCTGGCCACGGCGTTCGGCGTCGCCAAGAAGCTGAAGAAGACCGCGGTGCTGGTGAAGGACGCCCCGGCGTTCGTCGTGAACCGCATCCTGACCCGCTTCATGGGCGAGATCCAGAACGTCATCGACGAGGGCACCCCGGTCGAGGTCGCCGAGAAGGCGGTCGAGCCCCTGGGCCTGCCGATGTCTCCTCTCGTCCTGCTGGAGCTGGTCGGCCCGGCGATCGGCCTGCACGTCTCCGAGACGCTCAACAAGGCGTTCCCGGACCGCTTCACGGTCTCCCCGAACCTCAAGGCGGTCGTCGAGGCGGGCAAGCGCGGCTTCTACGTCTACGACAGCGGCAAGCCGGAGCTGGACCCGGAGGTCGCCGCGCTGCTGAAGCAGGGCGACAGCGTCCTGACGGAGGAGCAGGTGCGCGAGCGGGTGCTCGACGCGGTGGCGCAGGAGATCGGGCTCATGCTCGACGAGGGCGTCGTCGCCGAGGCGCAGGACATCGACCTGTGCCTGATCACGGGCGCCGGCTGGCCGTTCCACCTGGGCGGCATCACGCCGTACCTGGACCGCGAGGGCGTCTCCGAGCGCGTCAACGGCAAGAGGTTCCTGCCGCAGGGCGTGGCGAGCGTCCCCGCGTAA
- a CDS encoding LacI family DNA-binding transcriptional regulator gives MTATPAPRVTIKDVAARAGVSKGAVSLAFNHKPGLSEATRDRIFRAARELGWAPNLTARTLAGSRVDVMGLAVCRPARMLGLEPWYMEFVSGVESVLAEHSCSLLLRLVHNLDEELGVQEAWWRGRQIGGSILVDFRADDPRVGLVERLGLPVVAVGHPSLTGGLTSVWTDDATAVTEAVRYLAALGHRRIARVGGAAALGHTAIRTAAFDEAAGALAGAWQVATDFSGDAGARATRSLLTAAPPDRPTAIVYDNDVMAVAGLSVAAEMGLRVPEDVSLLAWDDSQLCRLTHPTLSAMSHDVHGFGAEVARTLFSVITGDGAAGSHPVPTPVLTPRGSTAPPR, from the coding sequence ATGACGGCAACGCCGGCTCCCCGCGTCACCATCAAGGACGTGGCCGCGCGCGCCGGCGTGTCCAAGGGGGCCGTGTCGCTCGCGTTCAACCACAAGCCCGGGCTGTCGGAGGCGACCCGGGACCGGATCTTCCGGGCGGCGCGGGAACTGGGCTGGGCGCCGAACCTCACGGCGCGGACGCTCGCCGGTTCGCGCGTGGACGTGATGGGGCTCGCGGTGTGCCGGCCGGCCCGGATGCTCGGGCTCGAACCCTGGTACATGGAGTTCGTCTCGGGCGTGGAGAGCGTCCTGGCCGAGCACTCCTGCTCCCTGCTGCTGAGGCTCGTACACAATCTGGACGAGGAGCTGGGGGTCCAGGAGGCGTGGTGGCGGGGCCGGCAGATCGGCGGGTCGATCCTCGTCGACTTCCGGGCCGACGATCCCCGGGTGGGCCTCGTGGAGCGGCTCGGGCTGCCGGTGGTCGCCGTGGGGCATCCCTCGCTGACCGGGGGGCTCACCTCGGTGTGGACCGATGACGCTACGGCCGTGACGGAGGCGGTTCGGTATCTGGCCGCGCTGGGGCACCGGCGGATCGCCCGAGTGGGCGGGGCGGCGGCTCTCGGTCACACGGCCATCCGGACGGCGGCGTTCGACGAGGCGGCGGGGGCGCTGGCCGGGGCGTGGCAGGTGGCGACGGACTTCTCCGGGGACGCGGGGGCGCGGGCCACACGGTCCCTGCTGACGGCCGCGCCGCCGGACCGGCCGACGGCGATCGTGTACGACAACGACGTCATGGCGGTGGCGGGGTTGTCGGTGGCGGCGGAGATGGGGTTGCGGGTGCCGGAGGATGTGTCGCTGCTGGCCTGGGACGACTCGCAGCTGTGCCGGTTGACGCATCCGACGCTGTCCGCGATGAGTCATGACGTGCATGGGTTCGGGGCGGAGGTGGCCCGGACGTTGTTCTCGGTGATCACCGGCGATGGGGCGGCTGGGTCACATCCTGTGCCGACCCCTGTTCTGACGCCTCGGGGTTCCACTGCGCCGCCTCGGTGA
- a CDS encoding MFS transporter — protein sequence MFAASGSAPSPASPAAPRSRRLALGVIATGMLMIILDGSIVTVAMPAIQNDLGFTPAGLSWVVNAYLIAFGSLLLLAGRLGDLIGRRRMFLAGTAVFTAASLLAGVATSPAVLIAARFLQGIGSAMASAVSLGILVTLFTEPRERARAIAAFSFTGAAGASIGQVLGGVLTDALNWHWIFFINLPIGIGVLAIAVRVLPGDVGSGLKAGADVVGAVLVTTGLMLGIYTVVKVEEYGWTSGRTLGFGALAAVLLAAFLVRQATTKNPLMPLRIFRSRSVLAANLVQILMVAALFSFQILVALYLQKVLGYGAAETGLAMLPAAAVIGAVSLGVSARLNARFGERNVLLAGISLLVGALALLTRVPVQASYAVDLLPVMLLAAGFGLALPALTTLGMSGANEEDAGLASGLFNTTQQIGMALGVAVLSTLAASRTESLAADGRTAAEALTGGYRLAFAVGTGILVVAFAVAFTMLRRPERQAAEEPAADTQTPAHAGAV from the coding sequence ATGTTTGCCGCATCCGGCTCCGCGCCGTCGCCCGCTTCTCCCGCCGCCCCGCGCTCACGACGGCTCGCCCTCGGAGTCATCGCCACCGGGATGCTGATGATCATCCTCGACGGGTCCATCGTGACCGTGGCGATGCCGGCCATCCAGAACGACTTGGGGTTCACCCCCGCCGGCCTCAGCTGGGTCGTCAACGCCTACCTCATCGCGTTCGGCAGCCTGCTCCTGCTGGCCGGCCGGCTCGGCGACCTGATCGGTCGCAGGCGCATGTTCCTGGCCGGCACCGCCGTCTTCACCGCCGCCTCGCTGCTGGCCGGCGTGGCCACCTCGCCCGCCGTACTGATCGCCGCCCGCTTCCTCCAGGGCATCGGCAGCGCGATGGCCTCCGCCGTCAGCCTGGGCATCCTCGTGACGCTGTTCACCGAGCCCAGGGAGCGCGCCAGGGCCATCGCCGCCTTCAGCTTCACCGGCGCGGCGGGCGCGTCCATCGGCCAGGTCCTCGGCGGTGTACTCACCGACGCGCTCAACTGGCACTGGATCTTCTTCATCAACCTGCCGATCGGCATCGGCGTCCTCGCGATCGCCGTCCGCGTCCTGCCCGGTGACGTCGGTTCGGGCCTCAAGGCGGGCGCGGACGTAGTCGGCGCGGTTCTGGTCACCACCGGTCTGATGCTCGGCATCTACACCGTCGTCAAGGTCGAGGAGTACGGCTGGACCTCTGGCCGCACCCTCGGCTTCGGCGCCCTCGCCGCCGTACTGCTCGCCGCGTTCCTCGTCCGGCAGGCCACCACGAAGAACCCCCTGATGCCGCTGCGGATCTTCCGCTCGCGCAGCGTCCTGGCCGCCAACCTGGTCCAGATCCTGATGGTCGCCGCGCTCTTCTCCTTCCAGATCCTCGTCGCCCTGTACCTGCAGAAGGTGCTCGGATACGGCGCCGCCGAGACCGGCCTCGCGATGCTCCCGGCAGCCGCCGTCATCGGTGCCGTCTCGCTGGGAGTCTCCGCCCGTCTCAACGCCCGCTTCGGTGAGCGCAACGTCCTGCTGGCGGGCATCTCGCTCCTCGTCGGCGCCCTCGCTCTCCTCACCCGCGTCCCCGTGCAGGCCAGTTATGCCGTCGACCTCCTTCCGGTCATGCTGCTCGCCGCGGGCTTCGGCCTCGCGCTGCCGGCGCTGACCACACTCGGTATGTCCGGCGCGAACGAGGAGGACGCCGGTCTCGCGTCCGGCCTGTTCAACACCACCCAGCAGATCGGCATGGCCCTGGGCGTCGCGGTCCTGTCCACTCTGGCCGCCTCCCGCACCGAGAGCCTCGCGGCTGACGGCCGGACGGCGGCCGAGGCGCTGACCGGCGGCTACCGGCTCGCCTTCGCGGTGGGCACGGGGATCCTCGTCGTCGCTTTCGCCGTCGCCTTCACGATGCTGCGCCGCCCCGAGCGCCAGGCCGCCGAGGAGCCGGCCGCCGACACGCAGACTCCCGCCCACGCCGGAGCCGTCTGA